A part of Bacillus rossius redtenbacheri isolate Brsri chromosome 1, Brsri_v3, whole genome shotgun sequence genomic DNA contains:
- the LOC134529330 gene encoding ankyrin repeat domain-containing protein 1-like, with amino-acid sequence MDNKMVTLSALMVIFLVAQSTAFILDNEKLVEFNRTKNWDILRSYLVPALKNNSIEAHDQAQGIPSTEYEPMYRIGREGYNALADELAIAKSGADLVDSSGRAMLHGATLGLKVGTARLLLARGADIQARDSHGNTALILAARVGSFPLVQYLARRGADLNSADDQGRTALHWALANHDWAMAEWLDDHGALLPPGRMLLESAREAEVVM; translated from the exons ATGGATAACAAGATGGTGACATTAAGCGCTCTAATGGTGATCTTCCTCGTGGCCCAGTCAACAGCTTTTATCCTGGATAATGAGAAA CTGGTGGAATTCAACCGCACCAAGAACTGGGACATCCTGCGCTCCTACCTGGTCCCGGCTCTGAAGAACAACAGCATCGAGGCCCACGACCAGGCGCAGGGGATCCCGTCGACCGAATACGAGCCGATGTACCGCATCGGGCGGGAGGGCTACAACGCGCTGGCGGACGAGCTGGCGATCGCCAAGTCGGGCGCCGATCTCGTCGACAGCTCGGGCCGCGCCATGCTGCACGGCGCGACGCTCGGGCTCAAGGTCGGCACGGCGCGGCTGCTGCTGGCGCGCGGGGCCGACATCCAGGCGAGGGACAGCCACGGCAACACCGCGCTGATCCTGGCCGCGCGGGTCGGCTCCTTCCCGCTGGTGCAGTACCTCGCCCGCCGCGGCGCCGACCTGAACTCCGCCGACGACCAGGGCCGGACGGCGCTGCACTGGGCGCTTGCCAACCACGACTGGGCCATGGCCGAGTGGCTGGACGACCACGGGGCTCTCCTTCCGCCCGGGAGGATGCTCCTGGAGTCGGCTCGGGAGGCCGAAGTGGTGATGTGA